A single region of the Maniola jurtina chromosome 21, ilManJurt1.1, whole genome shotgun sequence genome encodes:
- the LOC123876539 gene encoding uncharacterized protein LOC123876539 translates to MPTTRSQANASENIVPVSENHPGGVRSTTSRPTATSGVRDSVSRPTAASSRDTSAATSESAERTTTSEGTDRTTTSGSTTSTENSTENTTSSNVTAKPTRDSGRAKPTKSHRSGSRKLKEAELKEKLAALKLEEIRASIALAQAQLEKHHAAATDEEDLASASENEDEGKEERSSHVQEWLEGKSEKVNNEGRGQGARSRHDDGKCEHREEENRPARQPLNVDVTSLATALSQAVRTTRDAPKYLQELPVFNGQSGSWLTFRAAYEETKGLFSKTENVSRLRRSVKGAAHEAISSLLISSPDPKNIMEALERRFGRPDALAISEIQKIKSLGKLSDSPRDLCIFANKVSNIIATLEALKKIQYMYNPELVKATIEKLTPILRKAWYDYAAKEKEDIPDLKKLATFLNEEADKCGAYAQPEDISGYNERYTKKRIEHTYSTKEQNTKKEQCPVCKLDHQLPECKRFRDVNTNERWEIVKKHRICFLCLRSPHRRSTCRAKKCGHDGCSMSHHRLLHHKKREASPSPSSPVVAEVTSTVEIVENASNRSRQAYLKIAPVTLTGPTGARVDTYALMDDGSTITLIDENLAEILELDGPRDPMWVQGLNGTVRHENSRRVDIKIRGRFNEEEFTLRNARTVQRLMFTKQNIEQRELRDCVHLQKIEDKLIYKNASPKILIGQDNWELLLALEIRTGRRDQPVASNTRLGWVLHGCRTSYHENVAFCGHIILKEQDNKMKNIMKEFFDTEALGISPRRQKSDPEERAMKIQKENSRRLPDGRFETSLLWKQDDFVVPNNYDDAFKRLKTLEKKLDRDPVLKENTTQRKENVRNRIPQKILTGQGAEKSKRTQVRV, encoded by the coding sequence ATGCCTACAACGCGGTCTCAAGCCAACGCGTCGGAAAATATTGTTCCAGTCAGTGAGAATCATCCCGGCGGTGTGAGAAGTACCACTTCAAGACCTACTGCCACCAGCGGTGTGAGGGACTCCGTCTCAAGACCTACTGCTGCATCAAGCCGCGACACGTCAGCGGCCACATCGGAGAGTGCAGAACGCACCACAACCTCCGAGGGTACAGATCGTACCACCACAAGTGGATCAACCACGTCCACGGAAAATTCCACGGAAAACACGACATCTTCTAACGTCACGGCAAAACCAACGAGAGACTCCGGGCGCGCCAAGCCGACGAAGTCACATCGCTCCGGGTCAAGAAAGCTGAAAGAAGCTGAATTGAAGGAAAAACTGGCCGCCCTGAAGTTAGAAGAGATCCGAGCATCTATCGCTCTCGCTCAAGCACAATTGGAAAAGCATCACGCTGCCGCTACGGACGAAGAGGACCTGGCGTCAGCATCGGAAAATGAAGATGAAGGAAAAGAGGAACGTTCTAGCCACGTTCAAGAATGGCTGGAGGGAAAATCAGAAAAGGTGAACAATGAAGGACGAGGACAGGGCGCTCGCAGTCGACACGACGACGGGAAATGCGAACACCGGGAAGAAGAAAACCGGCCTGCGCGTCAGCCACTCAACGTGGATGTTACCTCACTGGCAACAGCTCTCAGTCAAGCAGTACGGACGACGAGAGACGCACCGAAGTACCTCCAGGAGCTGCCGGTGTTCAATGGGCAATCCGGTAGTTGGCTAACGTTTCGCGCTGCTTATGAAGAAACCAAGGGGTTATTTTCAAAAACGGAAAATGTATCAAGACTGCGCCGCAGCGTCAAGGGGGCGGCGCATGAAGCTATCAGCAGTCTACTCATCAGCTCACCAGATCCCAAGAATATCATGGAAGCTCTGGAAAGAAGATTTGGGAGACCTGATGCATTGGCAATAAGCgaaatacagaaaataaaatcgCTTGGAAAATTAAGTGATAGCCCACGTGACCTATGTATATTTGCAAATAAAGTATCGAATATAATAGCTACATTGGAAGCCTTGAAGAAAATTCAATATATGTACAATCCAGAGTTAGTGAAGGCCACGATAGAAAAATTAACGCCGATTTTACGAAAAGCGTGGTATGACTATGCTGCGAAGGAAAAGGAGGACATTCCTGATTTGAAGAAACTCGCGACATTTTTAAATGAAGAGGCGGACAAGTGCGGAGCGTACGCGCAACCTGAAGACATCTCAGGGTATAATGAGAGGTATACGAAGAAGAGGATCGAGCATACCTACTCCACGAAAGAGCAGAATACCAAGAAGGAACAATGTCCTGTTTGCAAATTAGACCACCAGTTACCCGAGTGCAAACGCTTCCGTGACGTCAACACGAACGAACGCTGGGAAATTGTAAAGAAGCATCGTATCTGTTTCCTATGTCTAAGAAGCCCGCATCGTCGGTCTACGTGCAGGGCCAAGAAGTGTGGTCACGACGGCTGCAGTATGTCGCATCATCGACTTCTCCATCACAAGAAAAGAGAGGCTTCACCGTCGCCGTCATCGCCGGTCGTCGCTGAAGTCACGTCTACGGTGGAAATCGTGGAAAACGCCAGCAATAGAAGCCGACAAGCATACTTGAAGATTGCACCGGTCACGCTGACGGGACCCACCGGTGCCCGCGTCGATACCTACGCCCTTATGGACGACGGCAGCACTATCACGTTGATCGACGAAAACCTGGCGGAAATATTGGAGCTCGATGGGCCGCGGGATCCTATGTGGGTGCAAGGCCTTAATGGAACAGTGAGGCACGAAAACAGCCGACGCGTCGACATCAAGATACGAGGACGGTTCAATGAAGAAGAGTTTACGTTACGAAACGCCCGCACAGTACAACGCCTTATGTTTACGAAACAGAATATCGAACAAAGAGAACTAAGGGACTGCGTCCACCTACAGAAAATTGAAGATAAATTGATATACAAGAACGCGAGCCCGAAGATACTTATCGGTCAAGATAACTGGGAGTTATTGTTGGCATTGGAGATCCGTACCGGTCGTCGAGATCAACCAGTGGCTTCAAATACACGACTAGGATGGGTTCTACACGGATGTCGCACGTCATATCACGAGAATGTCGCCTTCTGTGGTCACATTATACTCAAGGAACAAGAtaacaaaatgaaaaatataatgaaGGAGTTCTTCGACACGGAAGCTCTCGGTATCAGTCCCAGAAGACAGAAGAGTGATCCAGAAGAACGCGCGATGAaaattcaaaaggaaaatagtaGAAGATTGCCCGATGGCCGCTTCGAAACTTCGTTGCTATGGAAACAAGATGACTTCGTTGTACCTAACAACTACGATGACGCCTTCAAGCGATTGAAGACTTTAGAAAAAAAGTTAGACCGCGATCCGGTTCTCAAGGAAAATACGACGCAACGAAAAGAAAACGTACGAAACCGAATCCCGCAGAAGATCCTAACTGGACAAGGGGCCGAAAAATCGAAAAGGACTCAAGTACGAGTGTGA